A portion of the Dethiosulfovibrio peptidovorans DSM 11002 genome contains these proteins:
- a CDS encoding methylated-DNA--[protein]-cysteine S-methyltransferase: MLYDNVETEWGGALVLMDEVGVSGIKLYEDKDIPMPLFDRWRRSPSDLREAVGQLRAYFAGELRNFDLPLSLKGTDFQLKVWNALKAIPYGTTVSYSQLAAAIDKPKACRAVGGANGRNPVPVAIPCHRVIGADGSLGGYSGGLGIKRRLLAIEGVYFD; this comes from the coding sequence ATGCTCTACGACAACGTCGAGACCGAATGGGGCGGTGCCTTGGTGCTCATGGACGAGGTCGGGGTCAGCGGGATCAAGCTGTACGAGGACAAGGATATCCCTATGCCGCTTTTCGACCGTTGGCGACGGTCTCCTTCGGATCTCAGAGAGGCAGTTGGACAGCTTAGGGCCTACTTCGCCGGAGAGCTGAGGAATTTCGACCTGCCTCTTTCCCTGAAGGGAACCGATTTTCAGCTGAAGGTATGGAACGCTTTGAAGGCCATTCCCTACGGTACCACGGTGTCGTATTCCCAACTGGCCGCAGCGATCGACAAGCCGAAGGCCTGCAGGGCAGTAGGGGGTGCCAACGGCAGAAACCCTGTGCCGGTGGCTATCCCCTGTCACAGGGTTATAGGGGCCGATGGCTCTCTCGGTGGATATTCCGGTGGACTGGGGATCAAGAGGAGACTGCTGGCTATAGAGGGAGTTTACTTCGACTGA
- a CDS encoding M15 family metallopeptidase — translation MDQRSRIFVAYPSVKPELVSGHCTGGSVDLTLADEKGRTVSMGSGFDETSERSYTDHYDRILETKGSLSLEEEDIRNNRRLLLNLMESVGFSNYPNEWWHFDYGNRNWAIRTGQENCIYGFVRPEMRWRN, via the coding sequence GTGGATCAAAGGTCCAGGATATTCGTGGCCTATCCCTCGGTAAAGCCTGAGCTCGTATCGGGACACTGTACGGGAGGATCGGTAGACCTGACCCTGGCGGACGAAAAAGGACGGACCGTTTCCATGGGCTCGGGGTTCGACGAGACCTCCGAGAGATCCTACACCGACCATTACGACAGGATCCTGGAGACGAAAGGTTCCCTGTCCCTGGAGGAAGAGGATATACGGAACAACAGGAGGTTACTGCTGAACCTCATGGAGAGCGTGGGGTTCTCCAATTATCCCAATGAATGGTGGCACTTCGACTACGGCAACAGGAACTGGGCAATCAGAACAGGTCAGGAAAACTGCATATACGGGTTCGTCCGTCCCGAGATGAGGTGGCGAAACTAA